One segment of Brassica napus cultivar Da-Ae chromosome C3, Da-Ae, whole genome shotgun sequence DNA contains the following:
- the LOC111204713 gene encoding uncharacterized protein LOC111204713: MSILAGLIRRRFGASIPVHLNYFREPSRFLLNPSQGRTRLLSGEAESNRAEFPVENAYDILSVSESSSIAEIKASFRRLAKETHPDLIGAKKDSSTSLRFVQILAAYEILSDSERRAHYDRYLLSRRMVVTKKSTQGYMIYKYKAGLTLSEEMEVVEWLKWYREAIHDIVIEKRVAANGTGYLDELEEDFYSAIRAAYFGPDVESVELLPDCFEAEERSVYDTREVLHLVSGRDLFGMVCLVDSFLELSSACSKKLASSSSFMDSGNHDMISHIQSSRKQNHVSDAYKDIQLHVSGRVVATAIRVPPKQNEGDHDQIHVFLNSEEGSSHGNESSPGNESGGAKLLVGTISGLGTSPDEGSCYVYDGNGVKTHVIMKHRTFLVRHLHWYKIGEKVSICECRCSRAKLPPSKFWLFEPRCGLHDVGGWYVETYGKDKKGRTVLAQRFWDGLEVGTTLDGRLHPGIYLLTLAYRTLDLEDERRRKRSIVEIVGARLSKTLDWCKKMVMRRSE, encoded by the exons ATGTCGATTCTCGCCGGTCTAATACGACGGCGTTTTGGCGCATCGATCCCGGTTCACCTGAATTACTTCCGCGAACCGTCGCGGTTTCTCTTAAACCCGAGTCAAGGAAGAACTCGGCTTCTCAGTGGCGAGGCTGAGTCGAATCGGGCCGAGTTTCCGGTGGAGAACGCCTACGATATCTTGAGCGTCTCCGAATCCAGCTCGATCGCAGAGATCAAGGCGTCGTTTCGAAGACTCGCCAAGGAGACTCATCCAGACCTGATCGGAGCGAAGAAGGATTCATCTACTTCGCTACGTTTCGTTCAGATTCTCGCTGCTTATGAG ATTCTTTCAGATTCTGAAAGGAGAGCACACTATGATAGGTATCTCCTCTCCAGGAGAATGGTAGTGACGAAAAAATCTACACAAGGATACATGATTTACAAGTATAAAGCGGGGTTGACATTGAGCGAGGAGATGGAAGTGGTTGAGTGGCTAAAGTGGTACAGAGAAGCAATACATGACATAGTTATAGAGAAGAGAGTTGCAGCTAACGGTACAGGCTACTTAGATGAACTGGAAGAAGATTTTTACTCAGCTATTCGAGCTGCGTACTTTGGACCTGACGTAGAGTCTGTGGAGCTTCTTCCTGATTGTTTCGAAGCCGAGGAAAGGTCTGTGTACGACACGAGAGAGGTCTTGCACTTGGTTTCAGGACGGGATCTTTTCGGTATGGTCTGCTTGGTTGATAGCTTCCTCGAGCTGTCTTCTGCCTGCTCCAAGAAACTGGCTTCGTCATCGTCGTTTATGGATTCAGGGAACCATGACATGATATCTCATATACAATCCTCCAGAAAGCAAAACCATGTTTCGGATGCGTATAAAGATATTCAGCTTCATGTATCTGGAAGAGTTGTTGCTACAGCTATTAGAGTTCCTCCAAAACAAAATGAAGGTGATCATGATCAGATACACGTTTTCCTCAATTCAGAGGAAGGATCTAGTCATGGCAATGAATCTTCTCCGGGGAATGAAAGTGGAGGAGCCAAGCTTCTTGTTGGAACTATAAGTGGTCTTGGGACAAGTCCAGATGAAGGGTCATGCTATGTCTATGATGGGAATGGTGTCAAGACTCATGTGATTATGAAACACAGAACATTTCTG GTGAGGCATTTGCACTGGTACAAGATTGGGGAGAAGGTTTCTATTTGCGAGTGTAGATGCAGTAGAGCAAAACTACCACCAAGCAA GTTTTGGTTGTTTGAGCCACGTTGTGGGTTGCATGATGTTGGAGGTTGGTATGTTGAAACTTATGGAAAAGATAAAAAGGGCAGAACAGTCCTGGCGCAAAGATTCTGGGATGGACTTGAAGTGGGCACTACACTAGATGG GAGACTGCACCCTGGTATCTACTTGCTTACACTAGCGTACCGAACTCTTGATCTTGAAGATGAAAGGAGAAGGAAACGGTCTATAGTGGAGATCGTCGGGGCAAGGTTATCTAAAACGTTGGATTGGTGTAAGAAAATGGTTATGAGAAGGTCCGAGTGA